CTGTACAGACCATCAGCGATTCTGGAAACCTCGGTGTGCCTGTAATTCCGGGAATTGCGAAATGATGGATTTTGCAGAAAAGTGGAATAGACGACCGGATCAGGAAAAGTAGATTTGAATACAAGAGAAATAAAACTTATTTTTGCGGTTTATAATAATTCACATGTCTGCATCGTTACTATTAAAATATTTCCCGGATCTTACTGAAAAACAGAAAGAACAGTTTTCTCAATTGGAAAATCTGTATCATGAATGGAATGAAAAGATCAACGTAATTTCCAGAAAAGATATGGAGTCGCTGTATGAAAAACATATTTTGCACTCTTTGGGAATTGCAAAAGTGATGGAGTTTGCTCCCGGAACTAAAGTTTTGGATATCGGAACCGGAGGAGGTTTTCCCGGAATTCCTTTAGCGATTCTGTTTCCTGAAACCACATTCACTTTGATTGATTCTATTGGAAAGAAGATCAGCGTGGTACAGGCTGTAGCGGATGGAGTAGGGTTAACCAATGTAACGGCTATCCATGGAAGAGCTGAGAAACTGAAAGAAAAATTCCACTTTGTAGTCAGCAGAGCGGTGACCCAGATGCCGGAATTCCTAAGATGGCTGAAAGGTAAGTTTGAAAAAGAACAGTTTAACCCTAAACATAACGGGATTTTATATTTAAAAGGTGGTGATCTTGCAGAAGAACTGGCCGGAATTAAATGTGAAATTTTCAATCTTAAACACTATTTTGATGAAGAATTTTTTGATACTAAAAAAGTAGTTTATGTATCAAAAGGTAATTTTAATTCCTGATTTTTATGTAAATAAGGAATAATTTTTGCTAAATATTGGTTAATAATCAGAAAATTAAAGGTTATGAAAAAACTTTTAAATATTGGATTTTCAGTATTCGTGTTTGGCGTGCTTCTGGTTTCGTGTAATGATGATGATTACCATACCATCGAGTCTATTGATAAAATCAAAATAGACAGCGTAAAAATGGTTAATGATACCATGAGCGTTTTTGCGATACAGAGCATAAAGACTTATTCCACCTATCCGTCCCACTGTGAGGGTTTTTACGGATATGATTATATTTACAATAATAACCTGGAAAGAACAGTTACTTCCTATAAATATATCACTAACGGACCTTGTAAACAGGGAAATTACGTAGGAGTGAATCAAATCAATTTCAGCCCGCAGAAAAAAGGTACTTATACTTTTAAATTCTGGAATGGAGGAAATAATTGGATTACCAAAACAATTGTAGTAGAATAATGAGGTTGACTTTTGTATTGTGTTTATTGGCAGCTCAGGCTGTATTCGGACAGAAAATTACATGGCAGGAAGGTAAAAGACTGACTTGGGATAATTTCAAAAGTCCGGTCAGTAAGAAAAAAAATCCGGATGTAGCAGCGTATAC
This region of Chryseobacterium culicis genomic DNA includes:
- the rsmG gene encoding 16S rRNA (guanine(527)-N(7))-methyltransferase RsmG; protein product: MSASLLLKYFPDLTEKQKEQFSQLENLYHEWNEKINVISRKDMESLYEKHILHSLGIAKVMEFAPGTKVLDIGTGGGFPGIPLAILFPETTFTLIDSIGKKISVVQAVADGVGLTNVTAIHGRAEKLKEKFHFVVSRAVTQMPEFLRWLKGKFEKEQFNPKHNGILYLKGGDLAEELAGIKCEIFNLKHYFDEEFFDTKKVVYVSKGNFNS